Genomic segment of Vibrio natriegens NBRC 15636 = ATCC 14048 = DSM 759:
GATATGCTGACTCGTCCAGAACTGGCTTGGTTAAATGATTACCACCAAAAAGTCTGGGAGCAAATCAGCCCTCTTGTCGAAGGCGATGTAAAAGACTGGCTACGCGAAGCCACTCTGCCTTTGGCACATTCGTAATAAATACGCTCAAACTTATCTAAGATGCAAAATCAAAAGGCTCTCCAAATGGAGAGCCTTTTTTAAAGGTCGTCAGATAAAGTTCAATACTTCGTTTTATTATCATCTAGCCACTCACGATGTTTCACGTGAAACACTTACCATCTGGCACACCTAAATTATCCTGAATAAACAGAGTGCCAGTCTCGCCATACTGGATCGAAACCTTTTGCTCTGATCATATCTTCTACTGAAGCTGCACTTCTTTCATCGCTGATTTCGAACTGTTCGAGTTCTACTTCTTCTGTCGCATAACCACCAGGCTGAGTTTTAGAAGCCGCAGACATACTAGTAATCCCAAGAGGCAAAACATTATCACGAAACTTTGGTGATTCACGTGTCGACAACGAAAGCTCTACTTCGGGGTTAAACAGTCGGTATGCACAAATCAGTTGGACGAGCTGTTTATCTGTCATCACTGATTTTGGTTGTAAGCCACTGGTCGGCGCATTACCTGCACACGGACGGAGTCGAGGGAATGAAATCGAGTAACGTGATTGCCAATAAGTACGCTCAAGGTAATCAAGATGAGCCGCGGCAAAAAAGCAATCCGTTCGCCACTCTTCTAACCCGATAAGCGCGCCAATACCTATCTTGTCGATTCCCGCCTTAGCTAACCGATCTGGTGTTTCTAAGCGGTATCGGAAGTCCATTTTGTTTCCGCGCAGGTGATGCTCTGCGTAGGTCGATGGATGATACGTTTCTTGATAAACCATCACGG
This window contains:
- the thiH gene encoding 2-iminoacetate synthase ThiH — encoded protein: MSFYDHFKQFNWDDISMSIYAKSAKDVERALAKPKRDLEDFKALISPAAEPYLEQMAKVSYSLTRKRFGNTMSLYIPLYLSNLCANACTYCGFSMENRIKRRTLNKEEVAAEIEAIKRMKFDNVLLVTGEHETKVGMKYFREMVPMIKQRFNYLAMEVQPLDQDEYAELKSLGLDAVMVYQETYHPSTYAEHHLRGNKMDFRYRLETPDRLAKAGIDKIGIGALIGLEEWRTDCFFAAAHLDYLERTYWQSRYSISFPRLRPCAGNAPTSGLQPKSVMTDKQLVQLICAYRLFNPEVELSLSTRESPKFRDNVLPLGITSMSAASKTQPGGYATEEVELEQFEISDERSAASVEDMIRAKGFDPVWRDWHSVYSG